AAAAtcacaaagaaaaaacacaaacatggaaCTGGTAACTTTGTAGTTTTAAATAAAGATGAATTATTTTTCAAAAGCAGCCTATGGTTTCCCAATGAATTTTGATTACTTGTGTGATTTAAAACAAGCTTGAGACTATTTTGTCTTCATGTAATAGGTTCCACTGGTACAGAAGGATTTAACCCTCTAACAGCTGTCATTGATAACAGTCACATCGGCATCTTGTCATGCATTGCTCCAAAAGCCTGTACAGGAAGATTCCACTTAAATTGTCAATATTGTAAGATCTTTCATAGAGACCGGTTTTCTATTCTTGCACACCAAGGCTGCCAGGAGTCCCATACAGATGATTAGGTTGCCAACATGGACTCTTCCAAGATCAACTTGTCCCTAAAATTAACCTAAATCCCAAACTAGTGGTTTAAAATTGTATGCAGCCATGCCACATAGGTGGTATatttttgaaaatgaaaaaaaaaatgtaatgttgtgGTCCAAGGTCCCAGAATTAAGGGTTGAGATGAAAAGGGTTTACTGCTTTACAAAAAACAATAGCAGCCTTTAACAATTTCCTGGACATCATAAGACGTTCTGTGTTGGGACCCATATGAAATAGCAGAGTATATTCAGCAATGAAAAGGATGAGGCGTTCACTAAATATAAACCGTGAAAAATCCAGTTTTAGCCCACTACCTATGGAATggtatgaaaaaagaaaaaaaaagccatttGGAGGTAATTCCAGTGTCCTCCTCTATCTCTGCATGACCACCCAAGCTGGAATTCTCCTACAAGACTGACAGTCCCCCTGGACCTTGCTTCCATATCAAGTCAGGAGGAACAGCAAAGAGAGTGCAAGGTATAACCGAATTGAGTCAATAAGATGCCTTAACTTCCAGATCACAAAAATAACTGTATGTGGCAATGAGAAACAGGAAAGAGGCAGCTTTTTATATAGAAAACGGTCAGGTGGGACAGCAGGATTACAGCTCACATATTGTTAGATTGATTCTGTAAATTATGTGCGTCAAGATAAAATAAAACCGGATGGCAAAAAGTCAGAGAATATAATCCATCACTCAAAGAGTAGAGTGGTGGATTATTGGATTCACCCTGTCAATAGGTTCCGGGATTGTCTAAGCTTTCCCCACTGCTAAAGATAGCCAAAGATATAATCCCCATATGAAAAAGTAGTCTTTGTTTTATCATGAACATAAAAATggagtttaagaaaaaaaaaaaaaaaaatatggagggGGATACAGATGAAGCCTAAATGAGTAAGAAGATAGAAAACCCACcaaagtgacagagctgctttaaaatgTAGACTGTTGCCAATCTTTGTcactgcaaataaaataaaaaaataaaacccccacaaaaaaTCCACAACAAAACCATTTACTATAATTGAAGGCTGGGATCCTACGGTATTTAACATGCTTAAGTGACTTAATGACAGGTTTCAGGAATTGCGAAAGTTGGTTCCCTGTCGAGATCCGCACACATTGGCTGCAGAAGGCTGCTCAACAAGGGAATAAAGTTAAGGTTTCAGAGAGGTTTAGGGCTAGGGACTGCATTGCAGCAGAGCAAGTTAGGAAatttagggttaaggttaggagcATGCAGGTTCTTGAAAAAGATCAGCAAACAATCTCGACAGGGAACCCACATTTGCAAGACACAGGCAATATGCTTCTGAGCAATTGCAGCTACGGGTCTTACGCTCATAAATTTTTATCTTCAAAGTGCAATACTTCATATAAATGCAATAGtcgtaaacaaacaaacaaacaaaaaaaaagattaaaataaagattaaactaAAATGCAGGCACAGAGTTTTAGCATTTGTTGAATCAGGATTTTGAACATCACTCAGTCTTTCCCAGTATAAAATGGCATTATTATCTCTACACCGCCAGCTAGTGGACACTTGCAATAAGCGACGCAGTATATACACTTCTAAGGAAATAACAGATTAACGgttaaaacacacacatcataTTTAAGACATGTTTAATTTAAGCACAAAACAATGAAAAGTAACGtctgcaaaaatgtatttttttttttttatataagaatACCAACAGACTACGATgaataaatattacaatattgtCCTTAATCATGTGTCTTTAGTGCATGTACATGTTTGATTCAATGTGCTTCTTTTGCCTTTGGAATTCTGAAGCCTAGTTTGCAACAAAGCATAGGTTTACTAAAGTAGAGAAATTCATGCTTGCGATGATTTCTAGGCTATTTTGAAGGATAAACAAATGAAATTCATAGAATATATTTCATAATGTGTTGAGCAAATACTTCAtttaagttttacttaccttcacagttCCCCTCTCTCTGCACTGTGTTCCTCAAACTAACTAGATCTTATTTTTAAATACTATGTGAATAAAATCAGATCAGTGGTCGATTATGGATCACTTTAAAGGGTTCTAGAAGGATTTAGACTTATTGTTAAGAAAAGGATTATTGTCTGTGGATCTAAATTTCTAAAAAGgtgcatttttttctttctatctctCGCAAAAAATAGTTAAACATTCATAAATCGGCCAATTAAAGGCGTTTATCTCCCTGTATAATATATCATGGGATGGATGTATATTACATCACAGATGGGGAAGGTATAAATGATGTGTATGATTGAGCCAGTAAGGAATGTACGTGAGGGATTAGTGAAGGATGTGTGTACACGCAAATTGGAAAGGGACAAAGCTAAACGTGGAGAGCTCAGCCAATGGAACCACCCAGCCAACTCTACAAACACATTTACCCCAAGTTCTCGGCCCTTACTGACCCCAATACCCACTGAAATGTTACGATTCTCTCAGTCACGACATCCTCTTACATTGTGTCAATCCACTTCTGCATCTTCATAAGCCAATCCCttgacaaaaattaaaataagctatcccaacccccctccccccccccccccctccccccgactcCCAAAATAACCAGCCTCTGAGCTGGTAGGTTCCATAAACTGTGTAGTCCTAGAGGTTGGGTGTTCTCTTATGTGGTTGATGATGGTAGTGGTAGATGGTGTAGAGTTTGGAAGGATTCTCCATCTGTGCAATCACTTTCCATACACACTCTCATCACTGTAAGCCACATACAGGAAGAAATCCTCCTCATGGTTATCCTGGAAGACAACAGAAAAAAAGTTGATCGTTTCCTGGTACACATATtaaaaatctgttttcctggcactgcagaatcctgcagtgcccctctccctcccatgttgctgaaggtgtTAACACCCCTtcaagtgacttacctgaatccagcgccgatgtccttcaGCGCTGGGTCATGCTCcactcacgctcctcccccgctgacgggggagatctaatgcgcatgtgcggcaatggctacGCGCATtagactttcccataggaaagcattatacaatgctttcctatggggattccggcgacgctggaggtcctcatgcatagcatgaggatgtccagcgtcgtttcaAAACACTTTTCGGGTTTTAAAAACACGGAAGTCCAACTATTGGCtgtctagaggaggacttaaccctgcaaggtaattattgcagtttagtaaaactgaaataattacacttgcagggttaagggtgatgggagttggcacccagaccactctaatgggcagaaggggtctgtgtgcctggagtgtccctttaagaataataAGCAGCATGACAACAGTTATTCTTCATTAATCTAGACAGTGGTAGTCTGTCACCAACAGCTGGTGAGTCAAAGGTTAATTTGCTTCTAAATAAAGAACACCTAATGCATGTGCATTTGAAGTTGAAAACTGAATGGAAGAATATTAATTTCCCAGATCAGTGCAGGTATAGGATTTGAAAAAGGCATATATACATGTAAAGTAGTTTAAaggatttttgtttaattttatgtagaaaaattaaaaaaaaaaaaattaagtggtCTTTCTTTGAATGAAAGCTGCTAGCTGAACTATAGCTCTATAATTGCTGTGTTTACCTACAACATATACAAAACTGTTACTGAAAGAACACTGCCAATTAGAAGGTAGAGAAAAAAGGATTGGTTATGAagctgacaaaaaaaaacaacaaaaaaaaacacacacctaaaacttgtgttggtgcctggagtttgcttttaacattctaggaatgcagtagtgttggtgcctggagtttgcctttaacattctaggaatgcagtagtgttggtgcctggagtttgcttttaacattctaggaatgcagtagtgttggtgcctggagtttgcctttaacattctaggaatgcagtagtgttggtgcctggagtttgcttttaacattctaggaatgcagtagtgttggtgcctggagtttgcttttaacattctaggaatgcagtagtgttggtgcctggagtttgcctttaacattctaggaatgcagtagtgttggtgcctggagtttgcttTTAACATTCTAGGAATGCAGTAGTGTTGGTGCCTGGTTTATGCTTTTAACATTCTAGGAATGCAAtagtgttggtgcctggagtttgcttttaacattctaggaatgcaatagtgttggtgcctggagtttgcttttaacattctaggaatgcagtagtgttggtgcctggagtttgcctttaacattctaggaatgcagtagtgttggtgcctggagtttgcttTTAACATTCTAGGAATGCAGTAGTGTTGGTGCCTGGTTTATGCTTTTAACATTCTAGGAATGCAGtagtgttggtgcctggagtttgcttttaacattctaggaatgcagtagtgttggtgcctggagtttgcctttaacattctaggaatgcagtagtgttggtgcctggagtttgcctttaacattctaggaatgcagtagtgttggtgcctggagtttgcttttaacattctaggaatgcagtagtgttggtgcctggagtttgcttttaacattctaggaatgcagtagtgttggtgcctggagtttgcttttaacattctaggaatgcagtagtgttggtgcctggagtttgcctTTAACATTCTAGGAATGCAGTAGTGTTGGTGCCTGGTTTATGCCTTTAACATTCTAGGAATGCAGtagtgttggtgcctggagtttgcttTTAACATTCTAGGAATGCAGTAGTGTTTGTGCCTGGAGTTTGCTTTTAACATTCTAGGAATGCAGtagtgttggtgcctggagtttgcctttaacattctaggaatgcagtagtgttggtgcctggagtttgcttttaacattctaggaatgcagtagtgttggtgcctggagtttgcttttaacattctaggaatgcagtagtgttggtgcctggagtttgcttTTAACATTCTAGGAATGCAGTAGTGTTGGTGCCTGGTTTATGCTTTTAACATTCTAGGAATGCAGtagtgttggtgcctggagtttgcttttaacattctaggaatgcagtagtgttggtgcctggagtttgcctTTAACATTCTAGGAATGCAGTAGTGTTGGTGCCTGGTTTATGCCTTTAACATTCTAGGAATGCAGTAGTGTTTGTGCCTGGAGTTTGCTTTTAACATTCTAGGAATGCAGTAGTGTTTGTGCCTGGAGTTTGCTTTTAACATTCTAGGAATGCAGtagtgttggtgcctggagtttgcctttaacattctaggaatgcagtagtgttggtgcctggagtttgcctttaacattctaggaatgcagtagtgttggtgcctggagtttgcttttaacattctaggaatgcagtagtgttggtgcctggagtttgcttttaacattctaggaatgcagtaatgttggtgcctggagtttgcttttaacattctaggaatgcagtaatgttggtgcctggagtttgcttttaacattctaggaatgcagtaatgttggtgcctggagtttgcttttaacattctaggaatgcagtaatgttggtgcctggagtttgcctttaacattctaggaatgcagtaatgttggtgcctggagtttgcttttaacattctaggaatgcagtagtgttggtgcctggagtttgcctttaacattctaggaatgcagtaatgttggtgcctggagtttgcttttaacattctaggaatgcagtagtgttggtgcctggagtttgcttttaacattctaggaatgcagtagtgttggtgcctggagtttgcctttaacattctaggaatgcagtaatgttggtgcctggagtttgcttttaacattctaggaatgcagtagtgttggtgcctggagtttgcttttaacattctaggaatgcagtagtgttggtgcctggagtttgcttttaacattctaggaatgcagtaatgttggtgcctggagtttgcttttaacattctaggaatgcagtagtgttggtgcctggagtttgcttttaacattctaggaatgcagtagtgttggtgcctggagtttgcttttaacattctaggaatgcagtagtgttggtgcctggagtttgcctttaacattctaggaatgcagtagtgttggtgcctggagtttgcttttaacattctaggaatgcagtagtgttggtgcctggagtttgcttttaacattctaggaatgcagtagtgttggtgcctggagtttgcttttaacattctaggaatgcagtagtgttggtgcctggagtttgcctttaacattctaggaatgcagtagtgttggtgcctggagtttgcttttaacattctaggaatgcagtagtgttggtgcctggagtttgcttttaacattctaggaatgcagtagtgttggtgcctggagtttgcctttaacattctaggaatgcagtagtgttggtgcctggagtttgcttttaacattctaggaatgcagtagtgttggtgcctggagtttgcttttaacattctaggaatgcagtagtgttggtgcctggagtttgcttttaacattctaggaatgcagtagtgttggtgcctggagtttgcctttaacattctaggaatgcagtagtgttggtgcctggagtttgcttttaacattctaggaatgcagtagtgttggtgcctggagtttgcttttaacattctaggaatgcagtagtgttggtgcctggagtttgcttttaacattctaggaatgcagtagtgttggtgcctggagtttgcctttaacattctaggaatgcagtagtgttggtgcctggagtttgcttttaacattctaggaatgcagtagtgttggtgcctggagtttgcttttaacattctaggaatgcagtagtgttggtgcctggagtttgcctTTAACATTCTAGGAATGCAGTAGTGTTGGTGCCTGGTTTATGCTTTTAACATTCTAGGAATGCAGtagtgttggtgcctggagtttgcttttaacattctaggaatgcagtagtgttggtgcctggagtttgcttttaacattctaggaatgcagtagtgttggtgcctggagtttgcttttaacattctaggaatgcagtagtgttggtgcctggagtttgcttttaacattctaggaatgcagtagtgttggtgcctggagtttgcttttaacattctaggaatgcagtagtgttggtgcctggagtttgcttTTAACATTCTAGGAATGCAGTAATGTTTACGGTAAAGGAAATGGATACTTGCTCAGGCATCCTTACCTCATATAACTGACCCATGGTGGCACTGGTGGGAGGAATGGTGTTGTTGACGAAGAAAAATAGTGCGTCTTCTGGGCGAAGGTGAATCCGTTTTCTAATGAGGAAGTAAAACTGCCCAACTAAACGGAAAGAGAAAATAGGAAATGGCCACTGTGAAaaactcaggaaaaaaaaaaaaaattatggaaaaAAGAAGGTTCAGATTCAAGAacgcagctttttttttttttttaaatataaattttctTACCATTTACCAAGACAGCAATAGAAAGATGTGAAGACTTTAAGAAACCACAAACAAAAGAAAGACAAACTAATCAACAAAGGTAAACGATCTGCCTAAACAGTAACTATTAATCCAGACTTTATAACAGACTCTGGGATAGTTGGTTAAGCCAACAGGAGAAATTCTGTATTAAaaaaggacactacagtcaccaaaacagctttagcttaatgaagcagttatagtgtGTTGATcgtgcacctgcagtctcactgctcaattctctgccatttacaagtTGTATCACTTTTGGTTCtgcttatgcagccatagccacacctcctctggctctgacacagcctgcatgaaaactaaATAGTTTAACACATGTAATTTACGTTaacagtttgtatctcctgctctttaaatGTAAATTTACTTACTTTTAATaggcttttgcagggtctagcaagctattaacagagcgggAGATAAGACATaccaaattaaacagaatttacaataaaggaagtataaacattagatgactctttacaggaagtatttaggaaggctgtgcaagtcacatgcagggaggtgtgccaagggctgcataaacaaagggatagaactcctaaatggcagtgaattgagcagtgaaactgcaggggcatgatctatacaccaaaactgattcattaaactaaagtggtttaagtgactatagtatctctttaatattattttactctttgatacaaaaacaaaaataaattattatggtttttttttggtatttccATCATGTTTTCTCTTGTTCTGATATGTCAAAGCTTTACTTGCTCTAATGTGTTTGATTGTGTTGTGcataccctaaaaaaaaaataacaaacagaaaTTATATTTCTTCATTGTAATCTGATGTAGAAAGTGGCACTACTGCTCTACTGCTtttgactgaaaaaaaaaaaaaaaaaaaaagctgggaaCTCTCAATTCGTGACCAAGTAACTGGGAAGTTTGTCTTCATGAACCTGGCTATCTGTGCTTCTCCATGGAAATATTCGAGCATATCCTTTAGTGCATCTGGAGGCACCCTAATGGATTTGGGATACAGAAGCCTTTTTCCAGGAGAAAGGCTTTCACTTTTGTTGGTGGAATTAACTTAGATATTAGAATTCAGATATTGGGCATCTCTTCTGCTGTTTCGTTAGCTTGCACACCATGAACCCATAATCTGTCACTTGCTCGAGGGATATCAGCTCAAATATTCAGAAGGAGGCTGGTTAAAATTAAATATCCTCAAGAAGGCAAGGCTGTCATTTTGACTGTAGTTGACATTGACACGAAGTGccaccccaaaaaaattataataataattttgctaAATTTTGTCCTATAGGCCTGTCCCCTTAGCGACACCCCTTACGATTCCCTTataaaatgtatgcacacagtctCAGCAACAACAGCACTGAACGAGTGGTTTTTAATTCACAACCACAAATGGTAGTGATATCCTTATTATATGCTTCACTGGGTGCACTCTCTTTCTAAAGTAGGGTGTTCTATAGTTTAGATCATCCAGTACTGTGAGTTCAGCTGTGTGATAAGGTGCAGTATTTTGCAAGACATTTActtgttttatgcaaaaaaaaaaaaaaaaaaaaaaaaatttatatatatatatatatatatatatatatatatatatatatatatatatatatatatatatatatatatatatatatatatatatatatatatatatatatatatatatattatatataaaaaagggggggggagcatAGGCCGCAGGCCAAAATCTAAGCATTTCCCTCCTTCATTTTGTCTAAATGCACACTATTAAACATTGTTAATAAAAAAGTGCTACGAATGTCTGGTACAGGTAATAGGCCAAAAGTATGAGAGTCTGCTCATTTTTcaacaatatttttaaattacatcTCTATCTAGAACACGAACTATGATAGCTGGAATTTGTAACATGCTTTGATTTGGAGAGCTATACAAGAACTGTGAACAACAACAACACATAACCTATCCCagtacatcatcatcatctcttTTATTGCCTCATGTTTATGGAAAATAATATCAGTAGGTCTAATACTCTAACTAAATCCAACTAGAAACACGGTCTACGTTATACGAAATTGCTTCATGTGTTGCTTTGGTACATACATTATATCTTGTGGATTTTACCTGCTACTGTCCTATTAGTTACCAGCTACTTCATTATACTgcctatgcaaaaaaaaaaaaaatgccaccaaCATGATACAGGTTTTAGCGACCCTTACTAAGTTTTTCCTCAAATTGGCTTCCGTCTTCACTCTAGAGTAGTTGTGAGAATTCGCCAAGTGATGGATGCATTAGGTCGTGAGTATGGGGCAAACAAGACAGTGGAAACCATGTGATCGTACATATGAGATACTAGAATGGAACAAATCAATTGCTTCATTTAACGAAGGAATATGTGAGTCACTCTTCTCATTGGGAATAGAGCAGAGAATTGCCTCTCATAAGCATGATATAATGGCTACATACCAGTTAGATCTGAGGGCACCAGATATTTCCTCTTGTCCAGATCTGGAACCCTGGCCTTCGGAGCCTTTTCTACAATAACCTTAAAAGAAAAAGAGCACAATGTTATAAACAGGACAGTaagagtaaaaaaagaaaacctaaTCTATTAGAACATTTGTGCATGGGGAATCAGAGCTATATTTGATGCATTCTAAACATAGATGGCCCAGATATGTGCAAATTCTAGGACACAGCTTCTCTGCCTATGCCTCAGGTTTTTCCAACTATGCCAAGGTTACTGCAAATAACAGGCCAGaattaaagcaaaataaataaataaacagcaaaATATAATGGCCTTCTTTGACAGCCATTAGATACGACAGAAAAATAGATAGGCATGTGTTATATAAAGGACAGTCCAACTCAAATTTCTTGTCTCTTCCTGTAGTGCCACAGAAAGAAAAAATAGCTACCTATCCCTGTTAAAATAGGTTTATCTCGTTTCTTGTTACACAGCTTTGGAAGCTGAAAAGACCTGTGTCAATTGAGGGACTGTTTATGTCTCCTTCCTTTACCACTGAGTAGGTACCGCAGCAACCATCTGGAAGaatattagaaaaaacaaaacaaaaaaacccacgtTAGAAACTGGTTTGCTCCATTAACAGGTTTC
The DNA window shown above is from Pelobates fuscus isolate aPelFus1 chromosome 10, aPelFus1.pri, whole genome shotgun sequence and carries:
- the GABARAPL1 gene encoding gamma-aminobutyric acid receptor-associated protein-like 1 — translated: MKFQYKEDHPFEYRKKEGEKIRKKYPDRVPVIVEKAPKARVPDLDKRKYLVPSDLTVGQFYFLIRKRIHLRPEDALFFFVNNTIPPTSATMGQLYEDNHEEDFFLYVAYSDESVYGK